The Paenibacillus mucilaginosus 3016 genome includes the window AGGTCTTCCAGGGGGAAGCACCGGGTTCTGAAGAGGAGGAGCCCGGCATCTTCCTGCTCTCCCTCAAGGCCGGCGGCACCGGACTCAACCTGACCGCGGCGAACCATGTGTTCCACTTCGACCGCTGGTGGAATCCGGCGGTGGAGAACCAGGCGACCGACCGGGCCTTCCGGATCGGCCAGACCCGCCAGGTGCAGGTGCACAAGTTCGTGACGCTCGGCACCCTGGAGGAGCGCATCGACGAGATGATCGACAGGAAGCTCGGGCTCAGCCAGCAGATTGTCGGCTCCGGAGAGCAGTGGATCACCGAGCTGTCCACGGATGATCTCAAGGACTTGTTCGCGCTGCGCAGCGAATGGGTGGAACGTTCCTGACCCGGACGGAGGGCGGGACGTGAACTCGGCTGCCACCGTCACAAATTCCCTGCTCCCTGACGATATAGTTGGTATCGACTTTTTTTCCGGCCGGGTTCCCTTCGATAATGAAAGGAATCCGCCCCGTCAGCCGGGCCTTCCGTCTGACGGCCGAACCGCATGGACCGGGAGACCGTTCCCACTTTCGCCTAGGGTGGTTAGCATATGAATAAATCCACTTCCAAAATGCCTCTTGTTTATGTCATTACGATCATTACCCTGCTTGTTATTGTCGGCGCCTCCAGTTATATCGCCTCCACCAATACGGAAGCGAAGCTGAACAGCGTGATCGGCAATGTGCTGCCGCTCTCTTCCTTGTCCGAGGAGCTGCTCGTCGATCTCATCAATATGGAGACCGGCCTCCGCGGTTTTGAAGTCACAGGGGAAGAAAAGTATCTGGAGCCGCACTACGAGGGAATGACGGAGCTTCAGCTGGATCTGGAGCGCATGAATGAATACCAGAAGCTGTATCCCCGTATCGGCAGTGTCATGGAAGCCGATCTGCTGCCCCAGATCCGGCGCCTGCAGGACCATTATTCGAGCCAGATCAACCTGATCCGCGCAGGACAAAAGGACCTGGCCATCCAACGGGTGGGCACGGGCAAAACGTACATGGACCGTTACCGCCAGCTGCATACCAAGCTGAAGACCGAGATCGATATCATTGCGGACGAAGCCCACAAATCCGCCCTCCTGGCCGAGAGTCGCTCGCGTCTCATCATCAGCGCGGGCAGCGCCATTGCCGTGATCGTAGGCCTTTATTCGGCCTTCATCTTCCACCGGGCCAACCGGGCCGAAGCGGCCCTGCGTAAGAGTGAAGAAACGTACCGGTTCATGGCGGAGAGCCTCGAGGTGCAGAACGAAGAGATTATCGCCCAGCAGGAGGAGCAGGAAGCCACGCTCGAGAAGCTCTCCCTGCGGGAACAGGAGCTCGAAGCGATCTCCACGTATCAGGAGAAGCTGACCGGAGCCAAAGACATGGAGGCTTTCCTGGAGGCTTCGCTTCCCGCCCTGCTCGCTTCGCTGAAGCTCGAAGCCGGTATGCTGGTCATGAAGAAGCCCGGAGAGACGCCGGCGGATGAACCCCGCTATGTCGTGCAGTATGCGCTCGGGTACCCTCAGCGCGGCACCGCCGTTCGCGAAAGCGAATTGCACGGAGCGGCCCGCCGGGTCATGACCGAGAAGAGCGGTTTCGAAGTCACGCGTGAAGCTACCGAGGCTGAGCGCGGCTTCCACTACGGCGTGACCTATGCGGTGGACCGCTATTGCCCGCTGCTGGACGACCGCAAGCAGGCGGTGGGCTTCCTGCTCCTGACCGGCTACCAGCGGACCCCGGACGAGCAGAAAACCCGCCTGTCCAAAGGTCTGCTGCACCAATTCGAGCTGGCCTTCCAGGTCCAGCAGTTCAATGAGGACCGGAGGCAGCAGGCCGCCCATCTTGAGCAGCTCAACGAGCAGCTGCAGCATGAGAAGCGGCTGATCGAAGAGCAGAATAACCTCATCGGCAGCATTCTCGAATCGACGCATGAGTCAATGATGATGACCGATGCCGCGGGGAATATCCTGTTTGCCAATTCAAAGATGAATGTGGGGAACCGGATCGGGGATAACATCGGGGACGTATATAAGTTCGCCGTGAATCTTACGCCGCAGCTTGCCTCCACCTACGAGGCCATCCAGGCGCTGCTGCGCGGCGAGCGGGACCAGCTCACCGAGCGGTTCCACTATCCGAACGGTGAGGACGGCCAGCTCCGCCACTTCGAGCTGTATGCCAGCAAGGTCGAACAGAAGCTGACCAATGAAGTGCAGGGCTACCTGTTCGTGTTCCGCGACCGCACCGAGGAAGAGAAGGTCGACGAGATGAAGAACGAATTCATCTCGATCGTATCGCATGAGCTGCGCACGCCGCTCGCCAGCGTCCTCGGGTTCATCGAGATTCTCCTGCACCGCCAGCTTCCGGCAGAGAAGCAGCAGCGTTACATGCAGACGATCTACAAGGAAGCGACACGCTTGTCCACCTTGATCAACGACTTCCTGGATCTGCAGCGGATGGAGGCGGGCAAGCAGGTCTACCATCTTGTCCCTGTGGAGCTTGGGGGCATCGTCCAGGAGGTGGCCGAGCAGTGGCGGACCAAACAGGGGCATGAGATTCTGCTCGAGATGCCGCCGCAGGAGATCTGGGTCCGGGGCGATGCGGACCGCCTGAAGCAGATTGTCCATAATCTGCTGAGCAATGCCGTCAAATATTCGCCTCAGGCCGACCGCGTGGAGGTTACCCTGCGGACCGAACAAGGGGAGGCGCTTCTGGATATCCAGGACTACGGGCTCGGCATTCCGGAAGACGCCCGGGACAAGCTCTTCAACAAATTCTACCGGGTCGACAACTCGGACCGCAGGCAGATCGGGGGCACCGGCCTCGGCCTTGCGATCGTCAAGGAAATTGCCGAAGCGCACGAGGGAACGATCACCTATGAATCCGTGATGGGCGAAGGCACCACCTTCACCTTCCGCCTCCCTTCCATCGAGATGCTCCCCTCCGGAGGACGCATTCTCATCGTGGAGGATGACGAGAATCTGGCCAAGCTCATTGGCGATACGCTGGGCAAGCTGGAGCTTCCCGTAACCCATGTCCGTTCCGCGGAGGAAGCCATCCTGGCTCTGGACCGCACCGAGGGCGAGGGCCCGCGGCTGTGCGTCGTCGACATCATGCTCGACGGCACGAAGAGCGGCTGGGACTTCCTGCTCGAGCTCTACCGGCATCCGCAGTATCACCGCACCCCGGTTATCGTCTCGACGGCGCTCGATCAGCCGCAGGGATACCGGGAGAAGGAGCGCGAGAAGTTCCTGCGCAAGCCGTTCACGATGGAGAAGCTGCTGCAGGTGGCTGAGCATCTGCTGACCCATACGGAGCGCCACCCGGCTTACGTGTTCATGGGGCACGATGAGCTGGCCGTCGCCTCCAGCCTGGAGCGCAATGGCATCGAGATCCGGGAGATTACGCGAAGGGATGATCATATCGAAGTCGAACCCCGCCCTGCGGAAAGACGGCAGTATCCCGGACTGACTTAGCCCTTATTCTTCATTATCCTTCCCTTAGGGTGAGGCTGCGTCCTTTATGGACAATCCAAAAAACCATCCGTACCCTCTTCCCTTCAGGGAGAAACCGGATGGTTTTTTGGTATAACGATGGGGTTATCACAAGCCGGCAGCGCCTCGCGCGCCGCTTCACGACAGCCAGCCCAGGCCGTTCATCCAATAGACGGCGACCCCGAGTCCGCCCACCATCAGGCAGACCGCCACCAGCGCACCGATATGCAGCACATCGCCCAGCGTGTCTCCCTGTCCCCTTCTCGGCCGCACGGGATACGGTTCCCGCAAACAGCAGATAGAACAGCAGCAGCGCCGCCAGAAAAATAACCAATACTCATCACGATCGATCACCATCCTTGGTAACGATTGTAATCCATTGCTCCGCTGCGGGGGAGTACTAACTTGCCCTAGTACCGACTCATAAATCCGAACGGCAAAAGCCGCAGCGGTCCCGCTCCGGCTCCTCTAATCCAATCGGCGCACATCCACTTTCACCTCAAGCTTCTGACGGCCTGTCCCCCGGTAAACGCCCTTGACCGGCACGATATCGCGGTAATCCCGGCCGTGGCCAAGCTTCACGTACCGTCCG containing:
- a CDS encoding ATP-binding protein, whose product is MNKSTSKMPLVYVITIITLLVIVGASSYIASTNTEAKLNSVIGNVLPLSSLSEELLVDLINMETGLRGFEVTGEEKYLEPHYEGMTELQLDLERMNEYQKLYPRIGSVMEADLLPQIRRLQDHYSSQINLIRAGQKDLAIQRVGTGKTYMDRYRQLHTKLKTEIDIIADEAHKSALLAESRSRLIISAGSAIAVIVGLYSAFIFHRANRAEAALRKSEETYRFMAESLEVQNEEIIAQQEEQEATLEKLSLREQELEAISTYQEKLTGAKDMEAFLEASLPALLASLKLEAGMLVMKKPGETPADEPRYVVQYALGYPQRGTAVRESELHGAARRVMTEKSGFEVTREATEAERGFHYGVTYAVDRYCPLLDDRKQAVGFLLLTGYQRTPDEQKTRLSKGLLHQFELAFQVQQFNEDRRQQAAHLEQLNEQLQHEKRLIEEQNNLIGSILESTHESMMMTDAAGNILFANSKMNVGNRIGDNIGDVYKFAVNLTPQLASTYEAIQALLRGERDQLTERFHYPNGEDGQLRHFELYASKVEQKLTNEVQGYLFVFRDRTEEEKVDEMKNEFISIVSHELRTPLASVLGFIEILLHRQLPAEKQQRYMQTIYKEATRLSTLINDFLDLQRMEAGKQVYHLVPVELGGIVQEVAEQWRTKQGHEILLEMPPQEIWVRGDADRLKQIVHNLLSNAVKYSPQADRVEVTLRTEQGEALLDIQDYGLGIPEDARDKLFNKFYRVDNSDRRQIGGTGLGLAIVKEIAEAHEGTITYESVMGEGTTFTFRLPSIEMLPSGGRILIVEDDENLAKLIGDTLGKLELPVTHVRSAEEAILALDRTEGEGPRLCVVDIMLDGTKSGWDFLLELYRHPQYHRTPVIVSTALDQPQGYREKEREKFLRKPFTMEKLLQVAEHLLTHTERHPAYVFMGHDELAVASSLERNGIEIREITRRDDHIEVEPRPAERRQYPGLT